The Gossypium arboreum isolate Shixiya-1 chromosome 2, ASM2569848v2, whole genome shotgun sequence region TTTGGAGCGATGAGAATTCCTCAAGTAGCACAAATTCAAAATGAGAAAAGCTTAAGTAACTATACGACCTCCACGACAAATGTTATTTCTCCTAGTGTGACTGACTTAGAAACAAATAGTAAATTATATGGTGAGTCAAGTATAGAGTCCTACAAAGCTACAAGACTATGCTGGAAAAATGGAAGGATATGTCATGTGAATGCAAAGCTGATAGATGACAACTCCAACCTCAAAGAAGAAAACCAAAAGTTGGTTAAACAAATGGAGTTGAAAGATTCTTTACTTGCTGAAAAAATTGCTAGTTTGGAGAATACAAAAAAGGATCTTGCAACTACTCAATCCATGCTAGAAAAATTCAATGCTAGTAGTGGTAAATTTACCTTATTTAGAATTGGCAGTCTTTTGATATTATGGacatgtgttggcctatatttgAAGATCAattttataaagtaacaaatcCTTGAAGATGAATCAATCTAGATCAAGTGAATTGGATCCTTTGATTTTTTTGGAGATCGACTTGAATGAATTGAAGACATATTTTGTAGATActtgatttattttgaattttatgaggATATTTGTATAACCCTATTATGGGACTATTTTAGTGAGATCTTGATTGTAATTGATTGATATGTTAACAATTCTTAAACTCTTATAGTAGAGGCTTGTGTAAGTTAGATGGGTAGAGAGAGTTTGTTCTTTAACTTGTTCTTTAAGCAACCATTTTCTGAGTGTATTTTCTGTAAATAAATAAGGGAGTCGCTTGGTTTACACAGTAAATTTTTAGAGAGAAAATTTAGAGGAGAATGATATAGATTTTAAATGTAAACGTTAAATTTATATATTGGTATGTGATGGGATTTAAACCAAATATCAACAAGAGAGACATCTAAAATATAGTGATTTCAATATATTGCTGTCTCGAATGTTGTAATTCTTATACATTTACAATTgccctgtatatatatatatatgaatataaaaGTACAGGACCAATCTCTAAAATTTTCATGTAAAGGCAAGCGGGAAAAAGAAAATGCTATAAAATAAATGGTCGATCTTACTTTGAATTCTAAGGATTTTGCTGTCTCCCTTATAATTTGAGGCAACCGCGGCGATTGACTATCAATAGTACCTAGGTCGGCGTTATTGGCTATCATACCCAATAATGCCGACGCCCATACCCATTCAATTGCCATTAATATAATAATGCTGATTTCTATACCCAGAGTTAAAACTCAATTTTACTTTCAATTTACTTtttttaatactaataataatgtagatatttatacttaatatttttaagttagattAATAGTCGAACTGGTTAGATCATCAATTCCTCGATTTAGCTAGTTTAATCAatctaattaaaaatattaaaatttaaaaaaatttaaacatactCAGTTCAACCGACTTTTTAAGTGGTTCAATCAGTTTATATCAATTTTTGATCTAACTAGTTCAAAGTCATTCTTTAAATTGGTAGCTCGATTGGTTCCTGATCCAACCATTTATATTAATCCAAATTTTTTTCCTCCaaattttaaacatattttctcatattaatcCATGGACAAACATGCAAAACTAGTATAAATTATTAAAGTATTCATTACCTCAGGTTGTAGGGTTTCATTTTCCTCTTAAAGCAAATACCGAATTGTGAAACAAAAAGAACAGAACATCACCAAATGAAAACCAGAGCTCGAAACATTTACAGAGGATATAAAAGGACACCAAAATGATACCATTCCCATAAAACTAAAATTGAAGCTGGaatcaaatatataaatttattgaacATATCATACTAAAATATGCTTAGAAGTCAAATAGAAATTCTTTAAACTCGTTCTAAGAAGACAAATTATAAAGGAAAAAAATGGATGTGAAATGCAGAAGTAGAGACATTGAATGGATTCCCATTCATTATTTAAGTAATCCCTCACTTCCCTATTTCCAATTAACCATGCTTGAGAGCTTCCTTAACAAATCTATCAAAATTACAGTATGATAATCCCCCAACATCAGTGGCTTCTTCGGCTTTCTTCTTCCATTCCAAAGCcttctctttcattttctttccttCATGTCTTTCCATCATTTCCTTAACTAAAAACTCAATGTTCTCTCGCTTCACATCATAATCCACTTCCATGCCTATGCCCCAATGAGTGCAAGCATACCGACAATTGGTTTGTTGATCAGCAAAAAATGGCCAACAAATTACTGGCAAACCTCCTGATATGGCTTCCAGGGTGGAGTTCCACCCACAGTGTGTCAAGAAAACTCCAACTGAAGGATGTGAGAGTACCTCATATTGGTTGCACCAGCTTGTTATCAGCCCTCTATCCTTAATCTCCTCCAGGAACTCATCTTCCAGAATTGCAGAATCACCCATCACGATATCTGGTCTAACGATCCATAAAAACGGGTGCTTAGAGTTAGCCAGCCCCCATGCAAATTCCTTGAGATGCTTCTCCGACATGACAGTAATGCTTCCATAGTTCACGTACACAACTGAATTGAGTTCCCTTTTGTTAAGCCATTCAATGCAGTATGTATCTTCTTTCCAGAGGCTTGAGTTCATTGACTTGGATGGTTCTTCAAGCATGTGCCTGGCAAGCAAACGAAGTGGTCCTATTGTATAAATTCGAGGGAATTTGACAGCGATTGCTTCCAACACTTCATGTTCCAACTCATCAAATGTGTTGAAGATGATTGCTGGAGCTTTTAGGCAATTCTGTGCTTCGGATCCCAAGAAATCAAACATGATATCATTTGGATTGTTGGCTCTAAAAAAGCTAGGGAGATCTCTGAAGCGAATGTTACTCATTCCAGGAACCCAATCGATAGGTTTATCAAGAGTTCCATCGGTGAGAAAAGTTTCATCTGACACACACAAAAGGAcaaattttgagttattttagACAAAGTCAACAAGGATCTACCTACAGGAGGTGGTCAACACGCCAACAAACAAAACTACAAACACCACAACCTTCTCAAGGACAACAAACATAACAGGCAGCAGATAAAACCCCACACCACAATAGAAAATGGAAAACACAGTACACATTTAACGACTACCATTTTTCTGCTCAACTAAGCACACCTTAAGAAGTCTGATGGATGAACCGAGACTGCGTAAAAAGTACTTACTTGGGAATGGAAAAATGCCTCGTTTAAGTAGTTCACTGAATTGAAGATATCCCATGAAACTACAAGCTGAGGCAGTCCAAAACTGAATTTCTGGTATACCAAGTACCTCAGCAGCTTTAATAGCAAAGCTCATAACTCCATCCGAAACTATGCAAGTAACAGTGGGCActtggggcgaggagtttaactTAGTTAGTAGCTCTAAAAATGGTTCCAAGCAATTCTTTCGTGTCGAATCACATAGAGCTGGAATGTTCTGTGTTGCATCACGATCGGACAGCGGCAGCCCGTCCGGGATGGTTTCGAACTGGAAATCAGGCAGACCCTTGACGAAGTCTGACCCTTTGGACCTGATGTAGCGCCTATGGTTGAACTCAGTGTTAACAAAGGTTATGAAGAAGCCCATTGAATGTAAGAGCTTAGCCAGTTGCATCATGGGGGTAACATGGCCTTGTGCAGGATATGGAACGCATACAGCGTGGGGTTTAATGCTTTCAACTGAACCCATCTCAACACAACAATCTTTGCAGGGAAAAGCTTTCCTTGGTTGCTAGTGCTAGCTTCAATGAAGCTTGAAAATCACAAGCTATTAGCAACATTCAATATAAATAATTGGAACAGACACCATAATTGGTGACATCATTAatgagtaaaatattaaaaattaaaaaataattattatttgaaaatttatttattttaataaaatcattaaacattttgatttagaattttaaaaactagaaaaatatataataaacaaaaataattatttttcttgtttttttatTACTATAAGTGGAAAGTTGAATTCAAAAGTATGATTTCTAAACTCAATTTACataattagggattttaaaaatttataaattatttaaactcTTTTAATTAGTTGGATAATGTTCTAAAGTACATAGGTGTGGGATGGGTTATATtctttgaaaatattaaatttgattgGGACATTAACTTTCCAAAACACCCTTCAAATATCCATATTATTGATTTGTTTTCATAATCAAAAGAAACACACTTTGGAAGAAAAGAATTTGTTTGAGCTAAGTAACTCTATTGAATATATGAAATTCCCATTATTTTCAactatttcttttacaattttaatcaaccaattcaattttaacccaaattttaatcatataaatttcagcaatttttttaagattttaataATCTTTAAAGCTTTTTCCCTGTATGTCAATACACAAGGAAatgagaaaattattaaaattataattaagttTAAATAAAACTTCAATTATTCATtcaaacattttaatattttattcattaatGATATAATGAATTGTAATGCACTGATGGTGCATAGGATTCATAATCGACAATTTGCATCAAACATTATTTCTTAACATAaagtattaatttaatttaagctAAATTCAAGTTATAGGAATTTACTAAAGGATAATcttcaaaattatatatgaactttgataTAATGTGTGATTTGATATgttaaaaccttttttttttcaaattgactttttattttgaaaacgaaaatgggagtctCCACCTATCCTTTTTAtgaagtgtgattggatcaccttgtaatttgatcgttttaataaaaggtttgatttactaaaacaatgatttttggtctacaaaatttaggaaatgagttcgggagttggttacgcacaatgaaggattagcaccctcgtgacgctCAAAATTGGTAACTATTTGATTACTTAATGTCTCAGTGTcgagaattgaaaatttgaaaagaatttaaaaacATGATCCCATTTTGTAATaatgttatttttttaattaaactcAGTTGAATAAATTAGAACGTGTAAAAGGACATCTTATCTTGAAGTAACAAAAAAGTCATATCCCGTAAGTTAAGATACGACATCTCGATTCCTCGAAAATAAGCTttccctttattttattatttaatcaaatctcatgtattttaatttaaagGATATTCGATCATCTAGGTTTAACGAGAAAATTAAAACTCTATAAGTTAGGATATGACTTCTCAAATCTCCAAATACAGGACATTGCCTATTTTTAAAgcttcccttcttttttttttataataacatATGTACAATTTAAAACTATgggtatttatcttatttggggTATAGTATAAAAACAACTATGGGTAAATATGTTTAAACGTGATTCATGATGcgattttaatgaaataagatAAAATGATAATGTAGAAAATAGAATGATAATATACTGAATAAAATGTCGCTAACAAATGACAATAATATGAATATactaataaaacaatttataatacatatattggcgataatcacataatatatacCACTTTAATACTAATATGAACAattaaaggaaaaataaataataataataataataataataataataatagtgacaAAATATGCACATTAAAAAAGACAAtaccaattttaatataataaggacaggaaataaataaataaatacataaataaatatagagGGAAAtagtttataaaatattgaaaatataaaggactaaattaaaatataaatgaaattaagggtgcaatttgtaataaaatagataatgatagtaataataatagaaaaataattataatagtgaggaaaaaaggaaaaacacaaaaagaaaaaagaaaaaatagataaatgtataaatatataacTAAATACAtacaaaggaaaataaaatataaaagatcgaaagtaagggactaaattagtatctaaacaaaatttaaagtaaaaatcATAATAGAATAAacaaattaaacaataaaataaggtaAGGGATTAAAATCAAATGCGTGAAGGAAAGATAGGGATCAATTAGGCAATAATCCCCTTGTCCCTTAAACGCAGCTTTTCATGAAggaccaaaataaaacaaaaccaaattttGTGGCAAaattacaaaagaaaaagaaataaaaagaagggATTGGAttgaaaaacaaataaaaggcgAAAGGCTAGGGATCGCAATAAACCTTTTTGTAGCGAAAACACGCAGATCTTGCCAGCTCTCGAGTCGAATCTCCGGTTGCTTCGAAATGATGCCATTTTGGTGCTTCTGAGCACcagccaaaacgacgccgttaaACTATTcctatataaatagataaatgtaaaaatatataactaaatacatacaaaggaaaataaaatataaaagatcgaaagtaaaggactaaatcaggatctaaacaaaatttaaagtaaaaatcataatagaataacaaattaaacaataaaataaggtaAGGGATTAAAATCAAATGCGCGAAGGAAAGACAGCGATCAATTAGGCAATAATCCCCTTGTCTCTTAAACGCAGCTTTTCATGAAGGACCAAAATGAAACAAAACCAAATTTTGTggcaaaattacaaaataaaaagaaataaaaagaagggACTGGAttgaaaaacaaataaaaggcaAAAGGCTAGGGATTGCAATAAACCTTTTTGTCGCGAAACCACGCAGATCTTGCTAGCTCTCGAGTCGAATCTCAGGTTGCTTCGAAACGATGCCATTTTGGTGCTTCTGAGCACCAGCCAAAACGCCGCCGTTTAACTATCTCTatataaatcaattttttttaaaaaaattctcattctgcttgtttttaaaaaaaaaactttgaagccttttctttttgttttcaacCTTCTAGAATCGGCGACAGTGGGCGTCGCCTCTGGTGGCCAGAAAAGTCCCCCTTTTatattttttctctctttttttttaaataaaaaaatttttaacCCCTTTTTGAGCCCTGCTCTAATAAGAGCAAGCCTTCTATCCacgaaagaaaataataaaaaaagaaccTTCGACTCATTCTACACCGTTTAGGCCCTACTTCGTTAAAACCAAGGCCAAACTCGACGCCAAAGAATGCCTTCAACAACGGGGGAGATGAAGTGACTCAGGTAAGACCTGATTTTTTctatctttttatttattattgttttttttaaataaaaaaataataggaGAAATCACTTTTTTTAAAATGCTTTTtgctttttgttttgttttcttcctCCCTTGTTTTTGTTACAATCCATGGCCTTTATAACCAATATTACACTATTCATTGTTCCAATTCTGCTACTTTTGCGTCTGTTCTTGCGCTATTTGGTCTTtgtcctttttctttctcttttcttgtaGGTGGCGAAGTCAACGGAGGAGAGAAGGCAGACCTTTTGCCACTTTGGTGAAACGGCGGCAGCAAGGGTGCGTCAGTCCTTGGGACGAGGCATCTCTGGTAGTGTGCGCTAAACGAGGAGTGCGGCACTGAAGACTAGGGTTTTTAGTTTTTTGAAAACTTAGTTTAGGTTATTGGGCCTTAGGGTTTTTGTTAGTTTTGGGTCAGTTGGGCTTGTAGCATATTGAGCTATATTTGTTGTAAATGGATAGTTTTTTATTTTGGACTTTAttatttttggtacaaatttttgTAATTTGGGCTCGGGCAAAATTGGGCCATTGcagctacccctctttgctcgttgacgtgtaacgggaatggagcaaagaccttaaaaagggccaattttgtCTGGTCTTGCAGAATCTCGACTTCTTTAGTGTTTCTCTTTTCCAAGTAGCCTCGTTCtaatccactgcaacttcaggggtatagaAATTGTcacttcaatctgttccactataacttcagggagataagattagtAGCTTTAatatgttccactgcaactttagggaaataagattcgtatcttcaatttgctccactgcaacttcagggagataagatttgtaacttgtagctttaatctgttccactacaacttcagggagataagatttgcggCTTTAGGCTTTagtctattccactgcaacttcagggagataaggcttgcTATGGTAGATCTAATCTGacctactgcaactttagaggtATAGGGCTTGtcacttcaatctactccactgtaacttcaaggagataagattagtggcttcaatctgctccactacaacttcagggagataagatttgctatcttcaatctactccactgcaactttagggagataagatctttaaCTTCAATttgttccactgtaacttcagggaaataagattcgctatcttcatTCTGCTCCATTGTAAcatcagggagataagacttgtaacttcaacctactccactgcaactttagggagataaagtttataattttaatctgctctactgcaacttcagagagataagatttgatatcttcaatctgctccactacaacttcaagaagataagacttgtaacttcaacctgctccactacaactttaaggagataaggtttatagctttaatctgctctattGAAACTTCAGatagataagatttgctatcttcaatctgctccactgccacttcagggagataagacttgtaacttcaacttgctccactgcaacttcagggaaataagatttgcatCTTCAATCTGTCCCACTGTAACTTCACAAGTATAAGACTTGTGGTTTCACTAATCGATTTACATCATTTTCTAaggaacatgacctg contains the following coding sequences:
- the LOC108466549 gene encoding linamarin synthase 2-like, yielding MGSVESIKPHAVCVPYPAQGHVTPMMQLAKLLHSMGFFITFVNTEFNHRRYIRSKGSDFVKGLPDFQFETIPDGLPLSDRDATQNIPALCDSTRKNCLEPFLELLTKLNSSPQVPTVTCIVSDGVMSFAIKAAEVLGIPEIQFWTASACSFMGYLQFSELLKRGIFPFPNETFLTDGTLDKPIDWVPGMSNIRFRDLPSFFRANNPNDIMFDFLGSEAQNCLKAPAIIFNTFDELEHEVLEAIAVKFPRIYTIGPLRLLARHMLEEPSKSMNSSLWKEDTYCIEWLNKRELNSVVYVNYGSITVMSEKHLKEFAWGLANSKHPFLWIVRPDIVMGDSAILEDEFLEEIKDRGLITSWCNQYEVLSHPSVGVFLTHCGWNSTLEAISGGLPVICWPFFADQQTNCRYACTHWGIGMEVDYDVKRENIEFLVKEMMERHEGKKMKEKALEWKKKAEEATDVGGLSYCNFDRFVKEALKHG